One Verrucomicrobiales bacterium DNA window includes the following coding sequences:
- a CDS encoding N-acetyltransferase, translating into MSSVIMRSANLSDVEPISSIYNQAVLTTTATYDYEPESLDRRVAWYQEHVSLNLPVFVAVAEDGEVVGWSSLSPYHRRPGFRFTVENSIYVASGWRGQGVGQLLLEPLIMRGSQLGLRSIIAAVDATNEASLRLHARFDFREVGRFPEVGFKFDRWLDVVYLQRKLSLERGSV; encoded by the coding sequence ATGTCTTCGGTGATCATGCGATCGGCTAACCTATCCGATGTGGAGCCCATCTCGTCCATTTACAATCAGGCAGTGTTGACCACGACGGCCACCTACGACTACGAGCCAGAGAGCTTGGATCGTCGCGTGGCGTGGTATCAGGAGCATGTGTCTCTGAATCTGCCTGTGTTTGTAGCGGTGGCTGAGGATGGGGAGGTGGTGGGATGGAGCTCATTGAGCCCGTATCATCGTCGTCCCGGATTTCGTTTCACGGTGGAGAACTCGATCTATGTCGCGTCCGGCTGGCGGGGGCAGGGGGTTGGCCAGTTGCTCCTTGAACCCTTGATCATGCGAGGCTCGCAGCTGGGGCTTCGTTCCATCATCGCGGCGGTTGATGCGACCAATGAAGCGAGTCTGCGGCTGCACGCCCGGTTTGATTTTCGCGAGGTGGGACGATTCCCCGAAGTGGGCTTCAAATTCGACCGTTGGCTGGATGTCGTCTACTTGCAGCGAAAGTTGTCTCTGGAAAGAGGATCGGTTTAG